One stretch of Nocardioides perillae DNA includes these proteins:
- a CDS encoding aminoglycoside phosphotransferase family protein, protein MRLPAGFAAYAARGPAFDDFLAALPGVVDGLVEEWRLTVDLPAGAEPAHGYCALVVPVRTAGGAPAVLKVGFPHEEAEQEHLALRHWDGRGAVRLLRADPHRHALLLERLHREDLGDLWDVEACEVVAGLYGALHVPAPASVRRLATYAEGWAAGLRALPRDAPLPRRLVEQAASLAADLAAAPVDGGDRLLHGDLHYANVLAASRAPWLAIDPKPLAGDPHSEVAPLLWNRWEELLGAHRSVRDGIRLRFHTVVDAAGLEEERARDWVVVRALTNALGRLQDEPGAVRQTPTDAYLTQCVTLAKAVQG, encoded by the coding sequence GTGCGCCTGCCGGCCGGTTTCGCCGCGTACGCCGCGCGCGGCCCGGCGTTCGACGACTTCCTCGCCGCTCTCCCCGGCGTGGTCGACGGCCTCGTCGAGGAGTGGCGGCTCACCGTCGACCTCCCGGCCGGTGCGGAGCCGGCCCACGGCTACTGCGCGCTGGTGGTGCCGGTGCGCACGGCCGGGGGAGCGCCCGCGGTGCTCAAGGTCGGCTTCCCCCACGAGGAGGCCGAGCAGGAGCACCTCGCGCTGCGCCACTGGGACGGGCGCGGGGCCGTGCGGCTGCTGCGTGCCGACCCCCACCGCCACGCCCTGCTGCTGGAGCGGCTGCACCGCGAGGACCTCGGGGACCTCTGGGACGTCGAGGCGTGCGAGGTGGTGGCCGGCCTCTACGGCGCCCTGCACGTGCCGGCACCGGCGAGCGTGCGGCGACTCGCGACGTACGCCGAGGGGTGGGCCGCCGGCCTCCGGGCGCTCCCGCGCGACGCGCCGCTGCCGCGTCGCCTGGTCGAGCAGGCCGCCTCCCTCGCGGCCGACCTGGCGGCGGCGCCGGTCGACGGGGGAGACCGGCTGCTGCACGGCGACCTGCACTACGCCAACGTCCTGGCGGCCAGCCGGGCGCCGTGGCTGGCGATCGACCCGAAACCGCTGGCCGGCGACCCGCACAGCGAGGTGGCGCCGCTGCTGTGGAACCGGTGGGAGGAGCTGCTGGGCGCGCACCGCAGCGTGCGCGACGGGATCCGGCTGCGCTTCCACACGGTCGTCGACGCCGCCGGGCTGGAGGAGGAGCGGGCACGCGACTGGGTGGTGGTGCGGGCGCTGACCAACGCCCTGGGACGGCTGCAGGACGAGCCGGGCGCGGTGCGGCAGACGCCGACCGACGCCTACCTGACGCAGTGCGTCACCCTCGCCAAGGCCGTGCAGGGCTAG
- a CDS encoding AMP-dependent synthetase/ligase: MPINHDTSFVERMPRNVALQFLTRVETSPDREAYRFPQGDGWESVTWRETGARVSKLAAGLMALGIEQEQRVGIASGTRFEWVLADLANMCAGAATTTVYPSTNAEDVAYILGDSECRVVFAEDDEQIAKLVAHKSELPHLEKVVTFTGAADGDWVISMDDLAALGEKHLAEHPDAIREHAEAIGPDQLATLIYTSGTTGRPKGVRLQHKAWVYEGEAIKAQGILDESDLQYLWLPMAHSFGKVLLSSQLACGFATAVDGRVDKIIDNLAVVKPTFMGAAPRIFEKAHARIVTMTASEGGAKEKIATQAFKVGIQVDRLKREGKSVPLPLKLQHGLFDKLVFSKVRDRFGGRVRFFISGSAALNAEIAEWFHAAGILILEGYGMTENAAGATVNHPDHYKIGTVGPAIPGAEVRIGEGDEVQLRGPHIMDGYHNLPEATAAAFTEDGWLRTGDKGSLDADGFLTITGRIKDLFKTSGGKYIAPSAIESKFKAICPYVSQFMVFGNERNYCVALIALDPDAIAGWAEENGLGGKSYTEIVTSDAAQAMVGDYVEQLNGRLNRWETIKKWRVLDHDLTIESGELTPSMKVKRNVVEDNNKALIDALYAS, from the coding sequence ATGCCGATCAACCACGACACCTCCTTCGTCGAGCGGATGCCGCGCAACGTCGCGCTGCAGTTCCTCACCCGCGTGGAGACCTCGCCGGACCGGGAGGCCTACCGCTTCCCCCAGGGTGACGGCTGGGAGTCGGTGACGTGGCGTGAGACCGGCGCCCGCGTCTCGAAGCTCGCCGCCGGCCTCATGGCCCTCGGCATCGAGCAGGAGCAGCGCGTCGGCATCGCCTCCGGCACGCGCTTCGAGTGGGTGCTGGCTGACCTCGCGAACATGTGCGCGGGTGCCGCCACCACCACCGTCTACCCGTCGACCAACGCCGAGGACGTCGCCTACATCCTGGGCGACTCCGAGTGCCGCGTGGTCTTCGCCGAGGACGACGAGCAGATCGCCAAGCTGGTCGCGCACAAGTCCGAGCTGCCCCACCTCGAGAAGGTCGTGACCTTCACCGGCGCGGCCGACGGCGACTGGGTCATCTCGATGGACGACCTCGCCGCGCTGGGCGAGAAGCACCTGGCCGAGCACCCCGACGCGATCCGCGAGCACGCCGAGGCGATCGGCCCCGACCAGCTCGCGACCCTCATCTACACCTCCGGCACGACCGGCCGCCCGAAGGGCGTGCGCCTGCAGCACAAGGCGTGGGTCTACGAGGGCGAGGCCATCAAGGCCCAGGGCATCCTCGACGAGAGCGACCTGCAGTACCTCTGGCTCCCGATGGCGCACTCCTTCGGCAAGGTGCTGCTTTCCTCGCAGCTGGCGTGCGGCTTCGCCACCGCGGTCGACGGCCGCGTCGACAAGATCATCGACAACCTCGCCGTCGTGAAGCCGACCTTCATGGGCGCGGCCCCCCGCATCTTCGAGAAGGCCCACGCGCGCATCGTCACGATGACGGCCTCCGAGGGCGGCGCCAAGGAGAAGATCGCCACCCAGGCGTTCAAGGTCGGCATCCAGGTCGACCGCCTCAAGCGCGAGGGCAAGTCGGTGCCGCTGCCGCTCAAGCTGCAGCACGGCCTCTTCGACAAACTGGTCTTCAGCAAGGTCCGCGACCGCTTCGGTGGCCGCGTCCGCTTCTTCATCTCCGGCTCGGCGGCGCTCAACGCCGAGATCGCCGAGTGGTTCCACGCCGCGGGCATCCTCATCCTCGAGGGCTACGGCATGACCGAGAACGCCGCGGGCGCGACGGTCAACCACCCCGACCACTACAAGATCGGCACCGTCGGTCCGGCCATCCCGGGCGCCGAGGTGCGCATCGGCGAGGGCGACGAGGTCCAGCTGCGCGGCCCGCACATCATGGACGGCTACCACAACCTGCCCGAGGCCACCGCCGCCGCCTTCACCGAGGACGGCTGGCTGCGCACGGGCGACAAGGGCTCGCTGGACGCCGACGGCTTCCTCACGATCACCGGCCGCATCAAGGACCTCTTCAAGACCTCCGGCGGCAAGTACATCGCCCCCTCGGCCATCGAGTCGAAGTTCAAGGCGATCTGCCCCTACGTCAGCCAGTTCATGGTCTTCGGCAACGAGCGCAACTACTGCGTCGCGCTCATCGCCCTCGACCCCGACGCCATCGCGGGCTGGGCCGAGGAGAACGGCCTGGGCGGCAAGTCCTACACCGAGATCGTCACCAGCGACGCGGCCCAGGCGATGGTCGGCGACTACGTCGAGCAGCTCAACGGCCGCCTCAACCGCTGGGAGACCATCAAGAAGTGGCGCGTGCTCGACCACGACCTCACCATCGAGTCGGGCGAGCTGACCCCCTCGATGAAGGTCAAGCGCAACGTCGTGGAGGACAACAACAAGGCCCTCATCGACGCGCTCTACGCGTCCTGA
- a CDS encoding HNH endonuclease signature motif containing protein → MADHRDHAPQHPLLAALACLDTDLHHASGTPTWSLTAPEAEAALVELARCRARLAALELTTVAAADRAGVGDATGATSTGAHWARLTHQTRAKSVATVRHAAALEARHGTMLAAMSAGVVLPEQAEVITRAVDALPVTRVGVAVVDAARAHLLELAAMFDAVELKRLGDRILDVVAPDIADDVERDRLEREEAAAAAAASFTMTRDGHGKAHGRFTIPTAEADMLATALDALTAPRHHHATHGTDPVPVDQHGNRVPRPLRRGHAFCEYVRTRHRSAADAAATTAATQAGGVDATVTVTLDLAQLTGTGDGADAPVSLSTGTRITAAKARLWACGARIVPVVLGGASQPLDVGRTRRYFTKTQRLALARLQGGCTADGCDWPPSMCHAHHRTPWHTGGRTDLAEGYLLCPRHHARAHDPAYETTYHRHRITFARTRPMRT, encoded by the coding sequence ATGGCAGACCACCGCGACCACGCACCGCAGCACCCGCTGCTGGCCGCGTTGGCCTGCCTCGACACCGACCTGCACCACGCGTCGGGTACGCCGACCTGGTCACTCACCGCGCCGGAAGCCGAGGCCGCGTTGGTGGAGCTCGCCAGGTGTCGTGCCCGCCTCGCCGCGCTCGAGCTCACCACCGTCGCCGCCGCGGACCGTGCCGGTGTCGGCGACGCCACGGGTGCCACCTCCACCGGGGCGCACTGGGCACGACTCACCCACCAGACCCGGGCGAAGTCAGTCGCCACCGTCCGCCACGCTGCGGCACTCGAGGCACGCCACGGCACCATGCTCGCGGCGATGAGCGCCGGGGTGGTGCTGCCCGAGCAAGCCGAGGTCATCACCCGCGCGGTCGACGCCCTGCCGGTGACCCGGGTCGGGGTCGCAGTGGTCGACGCCGCCCGCGCCCACCTGCTGGAGTTGGCCGCCATGTTCGACGCGGTCGAGCTGAAACGCCTCGGCGACCGCATCCTCGACGTCGTCGCCCCCGACATCGCCGACGACGTCGAACGCGACCGCCTCGAACGCGAAGAAGCAGCAGCAGCCGCGGCAGCCAGCTTCACCATGACCCGCGACGGCCACGGCAAAGCCCACGGCCGGTTCACCATCCCCACCGCCGAAGCCGACATGCTCGCCACCGCCCTCGACGCACTCACCGCACCCCGCCACCACCACGCCACCCACGGCACCGACCCGGTGCCGGTCGATCAGCACGGCAACCGCGTCCCGCGGCCGCTGCGGCGGGGGCACGCGTTCTGCGAGTACGTCCGCACCCGCCACCGCTCCGCCGCCGACGCCGCTGCCACCACCGCCGCGACCCAGGCCGGTGGGGTCGACGCCACCGTCACCGTCACTCTGGACCTGGCACAGCTCACCGGCACCGGCGACGGCGCCGACGCACCCGTGTCGTTGTCGACCGGGACCCGGATCACCGCCGCGAAAGCCCGGTTGTGGGCGTGCGGCGCTAGGATCGTGCCCGTCGTGCTCGGCGGAGCCTCGCAGCCCCTCGACGTCGGACGCACCCGGCGGTACTTCACCAAGACCCAACGCCTCGCCCTCGCCCGCCTCCAAGGTGGCTGCACCGCCGACGGCTGCGACTGGCCACCCTCGATGTGCCACGCCCACCACCGCACCCCCTGGCACACCGGCGGACGCACAGACCTGGCCGAGGGCTACCTGCTGTGCCCCAGACACCACGCCAGGGCCCACGACCCCGCCTACGAGACCACCTACCACCGCCACCGGATCACGTTCGCGCGCACCCGGCCCATGCGGACCTGA
- a CDS encoding alkaline phosphatase D family protein, whose protein sequence is MTLSDPRPSPTVPAVSSSPALARRSLLRAAALGAAAAPLLGAPGLLGPARARTAPAFVRSGRPLLTHGVQAGDVREGAATLWTRADRPARLLAEVSRDPSFRRGVRTVRGPVVTPDTDLTGEVGLRGLPPGTELHYRLRAVDLDDDRRSSAPLTGRLRTAPRAGQDVTFLWSGDVAGQGWGVNPDLGGFRIADAMLARDADFFLCSGDTVYADGPVSERVVLPDGSTWRNLVTAEKSKVAETLDEFRGQYRYNLLADNWRAFLAATPQVGSWDDHEVTNNWYPGELLEDARYTEKRVDVLAARARRAFHDYVPVAPVSPDPEGRLHRVLHHGPHLDLFVLDMRTHKDPNTGNREPLADGGVLGEAQTAWLLRELERSTATWKVIAADLPIGLVVPDGASAQEGIAQGDGGAPLGRELDLARVLSGLKRLGIRNHVWLTADVHYTAAHHYSPDRATYQDFDPFWEFVSGPLNAGAFGPNALDATFGPRGEFVAAAPRPNTSPAEGSQFFGEVQVEGRTGRLTVTLRDVEGAALFTRTLDPAPR, encoded by the coding sequence ATGACCCTCTCGGACCCCCGCCCCTCGCCCACCGTCCCTGCCGTCTCGTCCTCCCCGGCGCTCGCTCGTCGCTCGTTGCTGCGCGCGGCCGCCCTCGGCGCGGCCGCGGCGCCCCTGCTCGGTGCCCCCGGGCTCCTCGGCCCGGCACGCGCCCGGACGGCGCCCGCCTTCGTGCGGTCCGGTCGCCCGCTGCTGACCCACGGCGTGCAGGCCGGCGACGTCCGCGAGGGCGCCGCGACCCTGTGGACGCGGGCCGACCGGCCGGCCCGGCTGCTGGCCGAGGTGTCCCGCGACCCGTCCTTCCGCCGCGGGGTGCGCACCGTGCGCGGCCCGGTCGTCACCCCCGACACGGACCTCACCGGCGAGGTGGGCCTGCGCGGCCTGCCCCCCGGCACCGAGCTGCACTACCGCCTGCGGGCGGTCGACCTCGACGACGACCGCCGCTCCTCGGCCCCGCTCACCGGCCGGCTGCGGACCGCCCCGCGGGCCGGCCAGGACGTCACCTTCCTGTGGTCGGGCGACGTCGCCGGGCAGGGCTGGGGCGTCAACCCCGACCTCGGCGGCTTCCGCATCGCCGACGCGATGCTGGCCCGCGACGCCGACTTCTTCCTGTGCTCCGGCGACACCGTCTACGCCGACGGCCCGGTGAGCGAGCGCGTGGTCCTGCCCGACGGCTCGACCTGGCGCAACCTGGTGACCGCGGAGAAGAGCAAGGTCGCCGAGACCCTGGACGAGTTCCGCGGGCAGTACCGCTACAACCTGCTCGCCGACAACTGGCGCGCCTTCCTCGCCGCCACCCCGCAGGTCGGCTCGTGGGACGACCACGAGGTCACCAACAACTGGTACCCCGGCGAGCTGCTCGAGGACGCCCGCTACACCGAGAAGCGCGTCGACGTGCTCGCCGCGCGGGCACGCCGCGCCTTCCACGACTACGTGCCGGTCGCGCCGGTCTCCCCGGACCCCGAGGGCCGCCTCCACCGCGTGCTCCACCACGGCCCGCACCTCGACCTCTTCGTGCTCGACATGCGCACCCACAAGGACCCCAACACCGGCAACCGCGAGCCGCTCGCCGACGGGGGCGTGCTCGGCGAGGCGCAGACCGCCTGGCTGCTGCGCGAGCTCGAGCGGTCGACGGCCACGTGGAAGGTGATCGCCGCCGACCTGCCGATCGGGCTGGTCGTGCCCGACGGGGCGAGCGCCCAGGAGGGCATCGCCCAGGGCGACGGCGGCGCGCCTCTCGGCCGTGAGCTCGACCTCGCGCGGGTGCTGAGCGGGCTGAAGCGGCTCGGCATCCGCAACCACGTCTGGCTCACCGCCGACGTGCACTACACCGCGGCGCACCACTACTCCCCCGACCGCGCGACCTACCAGGACTTCGACCCGTTCTGGGAGTTCGTCTCCGGCCCGCTCAACGCCGGGGCCTTCGGTCCGAACGCCCTCGACGCGACCTTCGGGCCCCGGGGGGAGTTCGTCGCTGCGGCGCCGCGGCCCAACACCTCGCCGGCGGAGGGCTCGCAGTTCTTCGGCGAGGTCCAGGTCGAGGGCCGGACCGGCCGGCTCACCGTCACCCTGCGCGACGTCGAGGGCGCGGCGCTCTTCACCCGCACCCTCGACCCCGCGCCGCGCTGA
- a CDS encoding phosphotransferase, with translation MTDAVRPPVPTRIPHGRTARRLQWAHLPPLLRRSVEGRLGTTVVEARSQDAGFTPGMAAVLVGADGTRHFVKAASVAAQRTFAEAYREEARKLAALPPAAPAAPLRWVLDEDGWVVLCTAYVEGRAPARPWRQPELDALLDALGAASTALTPVPPGLAVATFAEEFGALRGHWDHVRATRPDLSPATLDDGAHLAALALEVTAGDTLVHTDVRDDNVLLRADGSAVLCDWNWPVRGAAWVDTAMALVGPRGDGLDVEGVLAARPLLTGVPAEHVDALLALLLGYFCHAADQPVPPTSPHLRAAQAWQRDVVLDWLRERRGWA, from the coding sequence GTGACCGACGCCGTGCGACCGCCCGTGCCGACCCGCATCCCCCACGGCCGCACCGCACGCCGCCTGCAGTGGGCGCACCTGCCGCCGCTGCTGCGCCGCAGCGTCGAGGGTCGGCTCGGCACCACCGTCGTCGAGGCGCGCTCGCAGGACGCCGGTTTCACCCCGGGGATGGCGGCGGTCCTCGTCGGCGCCGACGGCACCCGGCACTTCGTCAAGGCCGCCTCGGTCGCGGCCCAGCGCACCTTCGCCGAGGCCTACCGCGAGGAGGCGCGCAAGCTCGCCGCCCTCCCGCCCGCGGCACCGGCCGCCCCCCTGCGGTGGGTCCTCGACGAGGACGGCTGGGTCGTCCTCTGCACGGCGTACGTCGAGGGGCGGGCGCCGGCGCGACCCTGGCGGCAACCGGAGCTCGACGCCCTGCTCGACGCGCTCGGGGCGGCCTCGACGGCGTTGACACCCGTGCCACCCGGACTGGCGGTGGCCACCTTCGCCGAGGAGTTCGGGGCGCTGCGGGGCCACTGGGACCACGTGCGCGCCACGCGGCCCGACCTGTCCCCCGCCACGCTCGACGACGGCGCCCACCTCGCCGCCCTGGCGCTCGAGGTGACGGCCGGCGACACGCTCGTGCACACCGACGTGCGCGACGACAACGTGCTGCTGCGCGCCGACGGGAGCGCGGTGCTGTGCGACTGGAACTGGCCGGTGCGCGGCGCGGCATGGGTCGACACCGCGATGGCGCTCGTCGGGCCGCGGGGCGACGGCCTCGACGTCGAGGGCGTGCTGGCCGCCCGACCGCTGCTCACCGGTGTGCCGGCCGAGCACGTCGACGCGCTGCTGGCCCTGCTGCTGGGCTACTTCTGCCACGCGGCGGACCAGCCGGTGCCGCCCACCTCACCGCACCTGCGGGCCGCGCAGGCCTGGCAGCGCGACGTGGTGCTGGACTGGTTGCGCGAGCGGCGCGGCTGGGCCTGA
- a CDS encoding MFS transporter encodes MTTTREPTTPGPPGPRRTSLLSPAYRGASLGSFALVFLAAFEALAVATVMPEVSADLDGRAWFATAFSATLAASLVGMVLAGSWSDRRGAVRPLLTAVALFGVGLLVAGLAPSMGLLVLGRVLQGLGGGALTVALYVLVAQVYAPPDRPRILGLFALAWVLPGLVGPFLAGVVAETVGWRWVFLGVVGLAAAALTLMVPALAGVQPPPAGERRSREARRRDRRRVGLALVVALALLGLNGAGGLTGPLAVAGAAGALVAVVAALRPLLPAGTLRAGRGVAAVVALRGLVAATFFASEAYLPYLLQEQYDLRIWLSGLVLTGATLGWAAASQVQARLGDRLPDEAALRAGSSVLAAGVTAIAAATALGLPALLLVVGWVVAAAGMGLMYPRTTVAVLARTSEADRGSGSAGLTLADAVGSAAAVAVAGLVFTAVGTADDRAAFVAVLTLTTALGALAVVVARRA; translated from the coding sequence GTGACGACGACGCGCGAGCCGACCACCCCAGGTCCACCCGGCCCGCGCCGGACGTCGTTGCTCTCGCCGGCCTACCGGGGCGCCTCCCTCGGCTCCTTCGCCCTCGTCTTCCTCGCCGCCTTCGAGGCGCTGGCGGTCGCCACGGTGATGCCGGAGGTGAGCGCCGACCTCGACGGCCGGGCCTGGTTCGCGACCGCCTTCTCCGCGACCCTGGCGGCGAGCCTGGTCGGGATGGTGCTGGCCGGGTCGTGGTCGGACCGGCGCGGCGCCGTGCGGCCGCTGCTCACGGCCGTCGCGCTCTTCGGCGTCGGTCTGCTGGTGGCCGGGCTCGCGCCGTCGATGGGCCTGCTGGTGCTCGGACGGGTGCTCCAGGGACTCGGCGGGGGAGCGCTGACGGTCGCGCTCTACGTCCTCGTGGCGCAGGTCTACGCGCCGCCGGACCGCCCGCGGATCCTGGGGCTCTTCGCCCTGGCGTGGGTGCTCCCCGGGCTGGTGGGGCCGTTCCTCGCGGGGGTGGTGGCCGAGACGGTCGGCTGGCGCTGGGTCTTCCTGGGGGTCGTCGGCCTGGCGGCCGCGGCGCTCACCCTGATGGTCCCGGCACTGGCCGGGGTGCAGCCCCCACCGGCCGGCGAGCGGCGGTCGCGCGAGGCGCGGCGCCGCGACCGGCGGCGCGTCGGGCTCGCCCTGGTCGTCGCCCTCGCCCTGCTCGGGCTGAACGGCGCCGGGGGCCTCACGGGGCCGCTCGCCGTCGCCGGCGCGGCGGGTGCGCTCGTGGCGGTGGTCGCTGCGCTGCGGCCGCTGCTCCCGGCCGGCACCCTGCGCGCGGGTCGCGGGGTGGCCGCCGTGGTGGCGCTGCGCGGGCTGGTCGCCGCCACCTTCTTCGCCAGCGAGGCCTACCTGCCCTACCTGCTCCAGGAGCAGTACGACCTGCGCATCTGGCTCAGCGGGCTGGTGCTGACCGGCGCCACCCTCGGGTGGGCCGCGGCCTCGCAGGTGCAGGCGAGGCTCGGCGACCGCCTCCCCGACGAGGCCGCCCTGCGCGCCGGGTCGTCCGTGCTGGCGGCCGGGGTGACCGCGATCGCCGCCGCCACGGCGCTCGGGCTCCCGGCGCTGCTGCTCGTGGTCGGGTGGGTGGTGGCCGCCGCGGGCATGGGCCTGATGTACCCCCGCACCACCGTCGCCGTGCTCGCCCGCACCTCGGAGGCCGACCGTGGCTCCGGATCTGCCGGCCTGACCCTCGCCGACGCCGTCGGGTCCGCTGCGGCCGTCGCGGTCGCCGGGCTGGTGTTCACCGCGGTCGGCACCGCCGACGACCGTGCGGCCTTCGTCGCGGTCCTGACGCTCACCACCGCCCTCGGCGCCCTCGCCGTCGTCGTCGCCCGCCGCGCCTGA
- a CDS encoding MOSC domain-containing protein: MPHTHHPHTDHPGHRTAQVLSVNTGGPRTGAWTGRVGRSAIDKSPAGAAVAVRFDGLVGDHVCDRKYHSGPDHAVYAFAREDLDRWGEELGQHLPDGFFGENLTTLGIDVNEAVIGERWRVGTALLEVAKVRTPCRVFAGWLGVNGLPEEGWIKRFAAEGRPGPYLRVLEEGVVEAGDPLVVEHRPDHGITVATVFRAVTTRRSLLPSLLDAPELAADVRAKALKERERRAALTAGRPGAAGAVLP, from the coding sequence GTGCCGCACACCCACCACCCCCACACGGACCACCCCGGCCACCGCACCGCGCAGGTGCTCTCGGTCAACACCGGCGGACCGCGCACGGGCGCCTGGACGGGCCGGGTGGGTCGCAGCGCCATCGACAAGAGCCCGGCGGGGGCCGCGGTCGCGGTGCGCTTCGACGGCCTGGTGGGCGACCACGTGTGCGACCGGAAGTACCACTCCGGGCCGGACCACGCCGTCTACGCGTTCGCGCGGGAGGACCTCGACCGCTGGGGCGAGGAGCTCGGCCAGCACCTGCCCGACGGCTTCTTCGGGGAGAACCTCACGACCCTCGGCATCGACGTCAACGAGGCGGTGATCGGGGAGCGCTGGCGCGTGGGCACGGCACTCCTCGAGGTGGCCAAGGTGCGCACGCCCTGCCGCGTCTTCGCCGGCTGGCTGGGCGTGAACGGGCTGCCCGAGGAGGGGTGGATCAAGCGGTTCGCGGCGGAGGGGCGGCCCGGCCCCTACCTCCGGGTGCTGGAGGAGGGCGTCGTCGAGGCGGGCGACCCGCTCGTGGTGGAGCACCGCCCCGACCACGGCATCACCGTCGCGACCGTCTTCCGCGCGGTCACCACCCGACGCTCGCTGCTGCCGAGCCTGCTCGACGCCCCAGAGCTCGCCGCCGACGTGCGGGCGAAGGCCCTGAAGGAGCGTGAGCGGCGGGCGGCGCTGACCGCAGGCCGGCCGGGAGCGGCCGGCGCCGTCCTGCCGTAG
- the lepA gene encoding translation elongation factor 4, with protein sequence MPPKTATQAPQPGQTAPSILRNFCIIAHIDHGKSTLADRMLQLTGVVDARAARAQYLDRMDIERERGITIKSQAVRMPWTVPDGNEQGAEPGTYVLNMIDTPGHVDFTYEVSRSLEACEAAILLVDAAQGIEAQTLANLYLAMGADLHIIPVLNKIDLPSANPEKYAAELAGLVGCEPEDVLRVSAKTGVGVEAVLNEIVKQTPPPVGDPDAPARALIFDSVYDTFRGVVTYVRVVDGSLRHRDRIKMMSTGATHEMLEVGVISPEPVKAGEIGVGEVGYLITGVKDVRQSRVGDTVTSQHDGATEALGGYAHPNPMVYAGLYPIDGDDYPTLRDALDKLQLNDAALAYEPETSTALGFGFRCGFLGLLHMEITRDRLEREFGLDLISTAPNVVYTVTMEDGTEHLVTNPSEYPAGKVAEVREPVVKATILAPSDYIGTIMELCQSKRGTLGGMDYLSEDRVEMRYTLPMAEIVFDFFDQLKSRTKGYASLDYDFTGDQVADLVKVDILLQGEPVDAFSAIVHKDAAYSYGVMLAGKLKDLIPRQQFEVPIQAAIGARVIARENIRAIRKDVLAKCYGGDITRKRKLLEKQKEGKKRMKMVGRVEVPQEAFVAALSNAPSGGDKSGKK encoded by the coding sequence GTGCCGCCGAAGACCGCGACCCAGGCGCCCCAGCCGGGGCAGACCGCCCCGTCGATCCTGCGCAACTTCTGCATCATCGCCCACATCGACCACGGCAAGTCGACGCTGGCCGACCGGATGCTGCAGCTGACCGGCGTGGTCGACGCGCGCGCCGCCCGCGCGCAGTACCTCGACCGCATGGACATCGAGCGCGAGCGCGGCATCACCATCAAGAGCCAGGCCGTGCGGATGCCGTGGACCGTGCCGGACGGCAACGAGCAGGGCGCGGAGCCGGGCACCTACGTGCTCAACATGATCGACACCCCCGGCCACGTCGACTTCACCTACGAGGTGTCGCGCTCGCTCGAGGCCTGCGAGGCGGCGATCCTGCTCGTCGACGCGGCGCAGGGCATCGAGGCCCAGACGCTGGCCAACCTCTACCTCGCCATGGGCGCCGACCTGCACATCATCCCGGTGCTCAACAAGATCGACCTGCCCAGCGCCAACCCCGAGAAGTACGCCGCCGAGCTCGCCGGCCTCGTCGGCTGCGAGCCCGAGGACGTCCTGCGCGTGAGCGCCAAGACGGGCGTGGGCGTCGAGGCGGTGCTCAACGAGATCGTCAAGCAGACCCCGCCGCCGGTCGGCGACCCCGACGCGCCGGCCCGCGCGCTGATCTTCGACTCCGTCTACGACACCTTCCGCGGCGTCGTCACCTACGTCCGGGTCGTCGACGGCAGCCTGCGCCACCGCGACCGGATCAAGATGATGAGCACGGGCGCGACCCACGAGATGCTCGAGGTGGGCGTCATCAGCCCCGAGCCGGTCAAGGCCGGCGAGATCGGCGTCGGCGAGGTCGGCTACCTGATCACCGGCGTGAAGGACGTGCGGCAGTCGCGCGTCGGCGACACGGTGACCAGCCAGCACGACGGCGCGACCGAGGCGCTGGGCGGCTACGCCCACCCCAACCCGATGGTCTACGCGGGGCTCTACCCGATCGACGGCGACGACTACCCGACGCTGCGCGACGCCCTCGACAAGCTGCAGCTCAACGACGCGGCGCTGGCCTACGAGCCCGAGACCTCGACGGCGCTGGGCTTCGGCTTCCGCTGCGGCTTCCTGGGCCTGCTGCACATGGAGATCACGCGCGACCGCCTCGAGCGGGAGTTCGGCCTCGACCTGATCTCGACGGCGCCCAACGTGGTCTACACCGTGACGATGGAGGACGGCACCGAGCACCTGGTGACCAACCCCAGCGAGTACCCCGCCGGCAAGGTCGCCGAGGTGCGGGAGCCGGTCGTCAAGGCCACGATCCTGGCGCCCAGCGACTACATCGGCACGATCATGGAGCTGTGCCAGTCCAAGCGCGGCACGCTCGGCGGGATGGACTACCTCTCCGAGGACCGCGTCGAGATGCGCTACACGCTGCCGATGGCCGAGATCGTCTTCGACTTCTTCGACCAGCTGAAGTCGCGCACCAAGGGCTACGCCTCCCTCGACTACGACTTCACCGGCGACCAGGTCGCCGACCTCGTCAAGGTCGACATCCTGCTGCAGGGCGAGCCGGTCGACGCGTTCTCGGCGATCGTGCACAAGGACGCGGCCTACTCCTACGGCGTCATGCTGGCGGGCAAGCTCAAGGACCTGATCCCGCGCCAGCAGTTCGAGGTGCCGATCCAGGCCGCGATCGGCGCCCGGGTCATCGCGCGGGAGAACATCCGCGCGATCCGCAAGGACGTGCTCGCCAAGTGCTACGGCGGCGACATCACCCGCAAGCGCAAGCTGCTGGAGAAGCAGAAGGAGGGCAAGAAGCGGATGAAGATGGTCGGCCGCGTCGAGGTCCCCCAGGAGGCCTTCGTGGCCGCGCTCTCCAACGCCCCCAGCGGCGGGGACAAGTCCGGCAAGAAGTAG